One Stegostoma tigrinum isolate sSteTig4 chromosome 22, sSteTig4.hap1, whole genome shotgun sequence DNA segment encodes these proteins:
- the pde6gb gene encoding phosphodiesterase 6G, cGMP-specific, rod, gamma, paralog b: MAANPLEIQPNLKAQEMALSLEPPKPLGEIKSATRVTGGPATPRKGPPKFKQRQTRQFKSKPPKKGVQGFGDDIPGMEGLGTDITVICPWEAFNHLELHELAQYGII; the protein is encoded by the exons ATGGCAGCAAACCCCCTGGAAATTCAACCAAACTTGAAAGCACAAGAGATGGCTCTCTCCTTAGAACCACCGAAACCTTTGGGAGAAATTAAATCAGCCACAAGGGTAACTGGAGGACCAGCAACTCCTAGAAAAGGACCACCAAAGTTCAAACAAAGGCAAACAAGACAGTTTAAGAGCAAGCCGCCAAAGAAAGGAGTACAAGG GTTTGGTGATGACATTCCTGGAATGGAAGGATTAGGCACAG ATATCACTGTCATATGTCCCTGGGAGGCCTTCAATCATCTGGAACTACACGAACTAGCACAATATGGTATCATCTGA